One region of Bactrocera neohumeralis isolate Rockhampton chromosome 5, APGP_CSIRO_Bneo_wtdbg2-racon-allhic-juicebox.fasta_v2, whole genome shotgun sequence genomic DNA includes:
- the LOC126757964 gene encoding plexin domain-containing protein 2 isoform X3 — translation MTKSKFLFSVGALLFLISIFNSGTANKFDGTELYRVSPESSSHYDAHIALVKLREKRDAPTIYAKNQYESVPQNANATIGDVKKPVETAAPSNISSIVVPYKAADMPLLGVNGTGQRKDAGLQLSQPKTTIVSASIQPTESKAIDLPTETPEEKVIDNVDVPDNETLSEIQKTNYTVNSTNDHHIYYNSSIYVDQAEADRVWESVKNSTFNSMLSQSHRRAMTVELSFDFPFYGHPVRNITVATGGFLYTGDYVHSWLAATQYIAPLMANFDTSLSNESFVRTRDNGTAFTVIWEKVSLQDKKDVGKFTFSATLHKNGNIVFIYYYVPIDINAIQDDKHPVKVGLSDAYIIDKTVFYTRRKTIYEYHRINLSNNGISNATIIYLQALPTCLDYKDCAACINHKTSFDCAWCPTLNRCSTGTDRKKQEWQHKGCDRTQIVDISACPALGQKGNNAMDSGNTNASTNTTPTNVPTENVNNNQHESSTHVSDTNSATVTPVHDDNHAAKVTNEALESHAEPKSMGLALGFLVPICLVLTVVLWVFYAYRNPHTKSGQLLIQSKHLHQYRPSQWSWRRGEARYTAATIHM, via the exons CTGAGCTGTACAGGGTGTCGCCGGAATCAAGTTCGCATTATGACGCACATATTGCTTTGGTGAAATTACGTGAGAAGCGCGACGCACCGACAATTTATGCTAAAAATCAGTATGAGAGTGTGCCACAGAATGCAAATGCGACGATCGGTGATGTCAAAAAACCAGTGGAAACCGCCGCACCATCGAATATATCATCGATTGTGGTGCCATATAAAGCAGCCGACATGCCCCTGCTAGGCGTAAACGGTACTGGCCAGCGGAAGGATGCAGGCTTACAGTTGTCACAGCCAAAGACTACGATTGTTTCCGCTTCCATTCAGCCAACG GAATCTAAGGCCATTGATCTGCCGACTGAAACGCCAGAAGAAAAAGTTATAGATAACGTTGATGTGCCTGATAACGAAACTCTCAGTGAAATCCAAAAAACTAATTACACAGTCAATTCTACCAAT GACCACCACATCTACTATAACAGCTCCATTTATGTCGACCAGGCAGAAGCAGATCGAGTGTGGGAATCTGTCAAGAACTCTACATTCAATTCCATGCTCTCGCAATCCCATCGTCGTGCTATG ACTGTCGAATTGAGCTTCGACTTCCCCTTTTATGGTCATCCCGTTCGAAATATTACGGTAGCGACTGGCGGCTTCCTCTACACTGGTGATTATGTGCACTCTTGGCTAGCGGCAACGCAGTATATTGCACCGTTAATGGCTAACTTCGACACAAGTTTATCAAATGAATCATTTGTTCGCACTAGGGATAACG GCACTGCCTTCACTGTAATTTGGGAGAAAGTTTCGCTGCAAGACAAAAAAGACGTAGGAAAGTTCACCTTTAGCGCAACGCTCCATAAAAATGGcaatattgttttcatttactacTATGTTCCAATCGATATTAATGCCATTCAAGACGATAAGCATCCCGTTAAAGTGGGTCTTTCTGACGCTTACATAATTGACAAGACCGTTTTCT aCACACGCAGGAAAACTATTTATGAATATCATCGCATAAATTTGTCTAATAATGGCATATCGAATGCAACTATCATTTACTTACAAGCCCTTCCGACTTGCCTAGATTATAAAGACTGCGCAGCCTGCATAAATCACAAGACTTCATTTGAT TGCGCATGGTGTCCAACGCTAAATAGGTGTTCAACCGGCACAGATCGTAAAAAGCAAGAGTGGCAACATAAAG GATGTGATCGTACTCAAATCGTTGATATATCTGCGTGCCCTGCCCTTGGTCAGAAAGGTAACAATGCAATGGACAGCGGCAACACTAATGCCAGTACGAACACTACTCCAACGAATGTGCCCACTGAAAATGTTAACAACAACCAACATGAAAGCAGCACGCACGTAAGTGACACGAATAGCGCAACGGTTACTCCAGTGCATGATGACAACCATGCGGCGAAAGTAACGAATGAAGCTTTGGAATCACACGCCGAGCCGAAAAGTATGGGGTTGGCTCTTGGTTTTTTGGTGCCCATCTGCCTAGTGCTAACAGTCGTGCTATGGGTGTTTTATGCGTACAGAAATCCACACACTAAAAGCGGTCAACTTCTTATTCAG TCAAAGCACTTGCATCAG TACCGCCCAAGTCAATGGTCATGGAGACGTGGTGAGGCGCGTTACACAGCGGCAACGATTCATAtgtaa
- the LOC126757964 gene encoding plexin domain-containing protein 2 isoform X1, producing MTKSKFLFSVGALLFLISIFNSGTANKFDGTELYRVSPESSSHYDAHIALVKLREKRDAPTIYAKNQYESVPQNANATIGDVKKPVETAAPSNISSIVVPYKAADMPLLGVNGTGQRKDAGLQLSQPKTTIVSASIQPTVGAAAALPTVAKNSTLLQESKAIDLPTETPEEKVIDNVDVPDNETLSEIQKTNYTVNSTNDHHIYYNSSIYVDQAEADRVWESVKNSTFNSMLSQSHRRAMTVELSFDFPFYGHPVRNITVATGGFLYTGDYVHSWLAATQYIAPLMANFDTSLSNESFVRTRDNGTAFTVIWEKVSLQDKKDVGKFTFSATLHKNGNIVFIYYYVPIDINAIQDDKHPVKVGLSDAYIIDKTVFYTRRKTIYEYHRINLSNNGISNATIIYLQALPTCLDYKDCAACINHKTSFDCAWCPTLNRCSTGTDRKKQEWQHKGCDRTQIVDISACPALGQKGNNAMDSGNTNASTNTTPTNVPTENVNNNQHESSTHVSDTNSATVTPVHDDNHAAKVTNEALESHAEPKSMGLALGFLVPICLVLTVVLWVFYAYRNPHTKSGQLLIQSKHLHQYRPSQWSWRRGEARYTAATIHM from the exons CTGAGCTGTACAGGGTGTCGCCGGAATCAAGTTCGCATTATGACGCACATATTGCTTTGGTGAAATTACGTGAGAAGCGCGACGCACCGACAATTTATGCTAAAAATCAGTATGAGAGTGTGCCACAGAATGCAAATGCGACGATCGGTGATGTCAAAAAACCAGTGGAAACCGCCGCACCATCGAATATATCATCGATTGTGGTGCCATATAAAGCAGCCGACATGCCCCTGCTAGGCGTAAACGGTACTGGCCAGCGGAAGGATGCAGGCTTACAGTTGTCACAGCCAAAGACTACGATTGTTTCCGCTTCCATTCAGCCAACGGTAGGTGCTGCGGCTGCCTTGCCAACGGTAGCTAAAAATTCCACATTATTGCAGGAATCTAAGGCCATTGATCTGCCGACTGAAACGCCAGAAGAAAAAGTTATAGATAACGTTGATGTGCCTGATAACGAAACTCTCAGTGAAATCCAAAAAACTAATTACACAGTCAATTCTACCAAT GACCACCACATCTACTATAACAGCTCCATTTATGTCGACCAGGCAGAAGCAGATCGAGTGTGGGAATCTGTCAAGAACTCTACATTCAATTCCATGCTCTCGCAATCCCATCGTCGTGCTATG ACTGTCGAATTGAGCTTCGACTTCCCCTTTTATGGTCATCCCGTTCGAAATATTACGGTAGCGACTGGCGGCTTCCTCTACACTGGTGATTATGTGCACTCTTGGCTAGCGGCAACGCAGTATATTGCACCGTTAATGGCTAACTTCGACACAAGTTTATCAAATGAATCATTTGTTCGCACTAGGGATAACG GCACTGCCTTCACTGTAATTTGGGAGAAAGTTTCGCTGCAAGACAAAAAAGACGTAGGAAAGTTCACCTTTAGCGCAACGCTCCATAAAAATGGcaatattgttttcatttactacTATGTTCCAATCGATATTAATGCCATTCAAGACGATAAGCATCCCGTTAAAGTGGGTCTTTCTGACGCTTACATAATTGACAAGACCGTTTTCT aCACACGCAGGAAAACTATTTATGAATATCATCGCATAAATTTGTCTAATAATGGCATATCGAATGCAACTATCATTTACTTACAAGCCCTTCCGACTTGCCTAGATTATAAAGACTGCGCAGCCTGCATAAATCACAAGACTTCATTTGAT TGCGCATGGTGTCCAACGCTAAATAGGTGTTCAACCGGCACAGATCGTAAAAAGCAAGAGTGGCAACATAAAG GATGTGATCGTACTCAAATCGTTGATATATCTGCGTGCCCTGCCCTTGGTCAGAAAGGTAACAATGCAATGGACAGCGGCAACACTAATGCCAGTACGAACACTACTCCAACGAATGTGCCCACTGAAAATGTTAACAACAACCAACATGAAAGCAGCACGCACGTAAGTGACACGAATAGCGCAACGGTTACTCCAGTGCATGATGACAACCATGCGGCGAAAGTAACGAATGAAGCTTTGGAATCACACGCCGAGCCGAAAAGTATGGGGTTGGCTCTTGGTTTTTTGGTGCCCATCTGCCTAGTGCTAACAGTCGTGCTATGGGTGTTTTATGCGTACAGAAATCCACACACTAAAAGCGGTCAACTTCTTATTCAG TCAAAGCACTTGCATCAG TACCGCCCAAGTCAATGGTCATGGAGACGTGGTGAGGCGCGTTACACAGCGGCAACGATTCATAtgtaa
- the LOC126757964 gene encoding plexin domain-containing protein 2 isoform X2 produces MTKSKFLFSVGALLFLISIFNSGTANKFDGTELYRVSPESSSHYDAHIALVKLREKRDAPTIYAKNQYESVPQNANATIGDVKKPVETAAPSNISSIVVPYKAADMPLLGVNGTGQRKDAGLQLSQPKTTIVSASIQPTVGAAAALPTVAKNSTLLQESKAIDLPTETPEEKVIDNVDVPDNETLSEIQKTNYTVNSTNDHHIYYNSSIYVDQAEADRVWESVKNSTFNSMLSQSHRRAMTVELSFDFPFYGHPVRNITVATGGFLYTGDYVHSWLAATQYIAPLMANFDTSLSNESFVRTRDNGTAFTVIWEKVSLQDKKDVGKFTFSATLHKNGNIVFIYYYVPIDINAIQDDKHPVKVGLSDAYIIDKTVFYTRRKTIYEYHRINLSNNGISNATIIYLQALPTCLDYKDCAACINHKTSFDCAWCPTLNRCSTGTDRKKQEWQHKGCDRTQIVDISACPALGQKGNNAMDSGNTNASTNTTPTNVPTENVNNNQHESSTHVSDTNSATVTPVHDDNHAAKVTNEALESHAEPKSMGLALGFLVPICLVLTVVLWVFYAYRNPHTKSGQLLIQYRPSQWSWRRGEARYTAATIHM; encoded by the exons CTGAGCTGTACAGGGTGTCGCCGGAATCAAGTTCGCATTATGACGCACATATTGCTTTGGTGAAATTACGTGAGAAGCGCGACGCACCGACAATTTATGCTAAAAATCAGTATGAGAGTGTGCCACAGAATGCAAATGCGACGATCGGTGATGTCAAAAAACCAGTGGAAACCGCCGCACCATCGAATATATCATCGATTGTGGTGCCATATAAAGCAGCCGACATGCCCCTGCTAGGCGTAAACGGTACTGGCCAGCGGAAGGATGCAGGCTTACAGTTGTCACAGCCAAAGACTACGATTGTTTCCGCTTCCATTCAGCCAACGGTAGGTGCTGCGGCTGCCTTGCCAACGGTAGCTAAAAATTCCACATTATTGCAGGAATCTAAGGCCATTGATCTGCCGACTGAAACGCCAGAAGAAAAAGTTATAGATAACGTTGATGTGCCTGATAACGAAACTCTCAGTGAAATCCAAAAAACTAATTACACAGTCAATTCTACCAAT GACCACCACATCTACTATAACAGCTCCATTTATGTCGACCAGGCAGAAGCAGATCGAGTGTGGGAATCTGTCAAGAACTCTACATTCAATTCCATGCTCTCGCAATCCCATCGTCGTGCTATG ACTGTCGAATTGAGCTTCGACTTCCCCTTTTATGGTCATCCCGTTCGAAATATTACGGTAGCGACTGGCGGCTTCCTCTACACTGGTGATTATGTGCACTCTTGGCTAGCGGCAACGCAGTATATTGCACCGTTAATGGCTAACTTCGACACAAGTTTATCAAATGAATCATTTGTTCGCACTAGGGATAACG GCACTGCCTTCACTGTAATTTGGGAGAAAGTTTCGCTGCAAGACAAAAAAGACGTAGGAAAGTTCACCTTTAGCGCAACGCTCCATAAAAATGGcaatattgttttcatttactacTATGTTCCAATCGATATTAATGCCATTCAAGACGATAAGCATCCCGTTAAAGTGGGTCTTTCTGACGCTTACATAATTGACAAGACCGTTTTCT aCACACGCAGGAAAACTATTTATGAATATCATCGCATAAATTTGTCTAATAATGGCATATCGAATGCAACTATCATTTACTTACAAGCCCTTCCGACTTGCCTAGATTATAAAGACTGCGCAGCCTGCATAAATCACAAGACTTCATTTGAT TGCGCATGGTGTCCAACGCTAAATAGGTGTTCAACCGGCACAGATCGTAAAAAGCAAGAGTGGCAACATAAAG GATGTGATCGTACTCAAATCGTTGATATATCTGCGTGCCCTGCCCTTGGTCAGAAAGGTAACAATGCAATGGACAGCGGCAACACTAATGCCAGTACGAACACTACTCCAACGAATGTGCCCACTGAAAATGTTAACAACAACCAACATGAAAGCAGCACGCACGTAAGTGACACGAATAGCGCAACGGTTACTCCAGTGCATGATGACAACCATGCGGCGAAAGTAACGAATGAAGCTTTGGAATCACACGCCGAGCCGAAAAGTATGGGGTTGGCTCTTGGTTTTTTGGTGCCCATCTGCCTAGTGCTAACAGTCGTGCTATGGGTGTTTTATGCGTACAGAAATCCACACACTAAAAGCGGTCAACTTCTTATTCAG TACCGCCCAAGTCAATGGTCATGGAGACGTGGTGAGGCGCGTTACACAGCGGCAACGATTCATAtgtaa